GATAAGTCAGGAAGTAAATGATAAATACATCGGTCAGGTCTTACCGGTTTTGCTTGACGGCACGGTAGTCGAAGATAACCTCTTGAACGGCCGGACAAATAATAATAAGCCGATATTTGTGGAAGGCAACGCCTGTAAAGGCGGGTTTGTTCGGGTAAAGATAACAGAGACAAAGCCGTTTAGTTTGAAAGGTGTTTTAGCGCAGGATGTCCGTAAAGGTCTTTAAAAGTCCATAACAGTCCGTAAAAGTAAGATCTGGAAAATATATTTTTAAAAGAATTGAAAAAATGTTATTTCCAATATTATAAACATTTCAAGATTTTACGTTATAGACCTTTACGGACTTTTATAGACTTTTATGGACATATTTTGGAGGAGGCTCATTTGGAAACCATAAAGATAGACGAGAAGCTTCTGAGTTCTCCCATGACTGTCCGGGAACTATTATCTTATTATTCCTGCGTTAAGGGTAAAATCAAAGGGAGAATTAAAGAGTTTGAGGCGGTATATAAGCAAAATGACAGGAAAATATTCGAAGAACTTTGCTTCTGTATTTTTACGGCAAATGCATCAGCTAAGATGGGGTATAACTGCATAGAGCGGATAAGGCCGATACTGCTTGACGGAAGTGTGAAGAAACTGCAGGAAGCGATAAAGGGGCATTACAGGTTCTGGAAGATACGGCCCGCCTATATTGTTCACACCCGGGAATTTTTGCGGGAGAACTATGGGCTAAAGATGAAAAAACTTATAGAGTCCTTTGAGAGCCGTGAGGTCCTCAGGGATTTCTTTGCCAAGAGTAAAGGTATCAAAGGTATCGGATATAAAGAAGCCAGTCATTTTCTGCGTAACATTGGTATAAAGGGTTATGGAATAATGGATAAGCACATTTTACGTTGTCTCTTTGAATTTGGTATAATAAAGGAAGTTGAACCGGTAAATACAAAGGAAAAATACATTGCAGCCGAAGAAAAGCTTAAAGTGTTTGCAAAGAAAATAAAAGTAGATTTTGACGAATTGGATTTGCTTTTATGGTCAAGTAAGACGGGAGAAATACTCAAGTAAAAAGTACTAATTGCAAATGACGAATGACAATTTAAGGTAAGCGGAGAAAAAACTCCGCTAGGATTAGTTAATTTTATATGAAAATATAGGCGAGATCTTTTTTAGCCTTTATAAAACATCGCTATTGTTATATAATGAAGAAGATAATTGACGAGGGGCTGGAATATCATTCACGCGGGTTTCGGCAATATGGAGTTACTATGGATTGGAGAGAATCGGAGATTTTAGAGTTTAAAAAGTCCACTTCAGAACTAAAAGAAGCGGTTATATCTATTTCGGCAATATTAAACAAGCATCAGGAAGGTGAGTTATATTTCGGTATCAAAAATGACGGCGAGATAGTTGGTCAGGCGATCGGTTCGGCTACAGCAAGAGATATTTCTCAGGCAATATCAAACCATATTGAACCCAAAATATATCCTTCAATAGAGACTGTAAATATAAAAGGCAAATCCTGCATTAAAATTGAGTTTAAGGGGGAGGATATTCCCTATCACGCTTATGGTCGTGTTTACATACGGGTCGCTGATGAGGATAAGCAGTTAAGCCCCGGTGAAATAAGAAAAGTAATACTCAAAAAAAGCAGTGATAAGTTTAAATGGGAGTTTCAGTTTTCAGAATGCTCATCAAAAGAAATAAACGCTAAAATCGTAAGAGATTACTTAAAAAGAGCAAATCTTGCGGGCAGGATAAACTTCAAGTATGATAATGCCCCGAATGTATTAAAGAAACTGGGATTGGTAAAGGGTTCTAAAATATTAAACGCGGGCCAAGTATTGTTTAGTAAAGACAATTCTTTGGAATTGCAGGTTGCTGTATTCGCCGGTGTTGATAAGATAACATTCCTTGATATTAATCAATACAAGGATAATATTTTCAATTTGCTCAAAAGATCAGAAGAGTATCTCAAAGAGAAAATGAATTGGCGCGCAAAAACAGAAGGACTGCAAAGACAGGAGATTCCTGAAGTTCCGATTGATGCAATAAGAGAAGCCCTGGTAAATTCATTTTGCCATAGAGACTATGTGGCGCCTGAAAGCAATAAAATAGCCATATTCAAAAACCGTATTGAAATATGGAATCCCGGTGATTTTCCTGAAGGCTTTACGCCAATGGATTTTATTAAGAAAGAAGAACAATCCATATTGAGAAATCCTTTAATCGCCGATATCTTGTATAAATCAAAAGAAATTGAAAAATGGGGCTCCGGTTTAAAAAAGATCTATAATTTATGCAAAGAAAATAACATTAAAGTTGATTTTAAAATCCTTAAAGCAGGATTTATGGTAATTTTTTACAGACAGGGGTGGGAGAGTGAAAGAGATGTTTCTGGGCAGACTACCCAGAAAACTACCCAGAAAACTACCCAGAACATTTTAGCCTTCATCAGGCA
This portion of the Candidatus Firestonebacteria bacterium RIFOXYD2_FULL_39_29 genome encodes:
- a CDS encoding transcriptional regulator — encoded protein: MDWRESEILEFKKSTSELKEAVISISAILNKHQEGELYFGIKNDGEIVGQAIGSATARDISQAISNHIEPKIYPSIETVNIKGKSCIKIEFKGEDIPYHAYGRVYIRVADEDKQLSPGEIRKVILKKSSDKFKWEFQFSECSSKEINAKIVRDYLKRANLAGRINFKYDNAPNVLKKLGLVKGSKILNAGQVLFSKDNSLELQVAVFAGVDKITFLDINQYKDNIFNLLKRSEEYLKEKMNWRAKTEGLQRQEIPEVPIDAIREALVNSFCHRDYVAPESNKIAIFKNRIEIWNPGDFPEGFTPMDFIKKEEQSILRNPLIADILYKSKEIEKWGSGLKKIYNLCKENNIKVDFKILKAGFMVIFYRQGWESERDVSGQTTQKTTQKTTQNILAFIRQNPTVTRKELAALVGNITEDGIKYHLAALIKNKTIKRVGGDKGGHWEVLY